The Streptomyces sp. NBC_01255 genome window below encodes:
- a CDS encoding HAD family hydrolase, producing the protein MFHVKPSESTESRHSRLHLFDLDGTLIRGSAAAVEISRQLGLAEEIAALEEGFLRGLTPDEFAVRARELWATLTPEQVAAAFEGAPWLTGIREVWADIRARGERCAVISLSPDFFVDRLLDWGVDTVHGSRWPAVPFTEPIHRPGILDAAGKVRIARELCAEYGMEWADCVAYGDSMSDAELFAIVRDTVAVNADHHLAGLSRHSYTGGDLREAYSFVRNRAA; encoded by the coding sequence ATGTTTCACGTGAAACCGAGTGAATCCACGGAATCCCGACACAGCAGACTGCACCTCTTCGACCTCGACGGCACGCTGATCAGAGGTTCGGCCGCCGCCGTGGAGATCTCCCGGCAATTGGGCCTCGCGGAGGAGATCGCCGCACTGGAGGAGGGGTTTCTGCGGGGGCTCACTCCGGACGAGTTCGCCGTGAGGGCCCGAGAGCTCTGGGCCACGCTCACCCCGGAGCAGGTCGCCGCGGCCTTCGAGGGCGCGCCCTGGCTGACGGGCATCCGCGAGGTCTGGGCCGACATCAGGGCCCGGGGTGAGCGCTGTGCGGTCATCTCCCTCTCGCCCGACTTCTTCGTCGACCGCCTTCTCGACTGGGGCGTCGACACGGTGCACGGGTCACGCTGGCCTGCTGTCCCCTTCACGGAGCCGATCCATCGGCCCGGCATCCTCGACGCGGCGGGGAAGGTACGGATCGCTCGGGAGCTCTGCGCGGAGTACGGCATGGAATGGGCCGACTGCGTGGCCTACGGGGATTCGATGTCCGACGCCGAGCTCTTCGCGATCGTGCGGGACACCGTGGCCGTGAACGCGGACCATCATCTCGCCGGGCTTTCCCGCCACAGCTACACCGGAGGGGACCTGCGAGAGGCCTACAGCTTCGTCCGAAACCGCGCAGCTTAG
- a CDS encoding MarR family winged helix-turn-helix transcriptional regulator → MTATDPALTALSQRWCALSLLHGRIESHIERALESRHGLSVREYSLLDVLSRQHSGPGGHLQMKQVADAVVLSQSATTRLVTRLEDRGLLTRYLCATDRRGIYTDVTEAGQKLLEEARPTNDSALREALDEAAKNPELAPLVQVVEGVGVTV, encoded by the coding sequence ATGACCGCCACGGACCCCGCACTGACCGCGCTCTCCCAGCGCTGGTGCGCCCTCTCCCTGCTGCACGGCAGGATCGAGTCGCACATCGAGCGCGCCCTGGAGTCCCGGCACGGTCTGAGCGTCCGCGAGTACTCGCTCCTCGACGTCCTCAGCCGCCAGCACAGCGGCCCCGGCGGTCACCTCCAGATGAAGCAGGTCGCCGACGCCGTCGTGCTGAGCCAGAGCGCCACCACCCGGCTCGTCACCCGGCTCGAGGACCGCGGCCTGCTCACCCGGTACCTCTGCGCCACTGACCGGCGGGGCATCTACACCGATGTCACCGAGGCCGGCCAGAAGCTCCTCGAAGAGGCCCGTCCCACCAACGACAGCGCGCTGCGTGAGGCCCTCGACGAAGCCGCGAAGAACCCCGAGCTGGCGCCTCTGGTCCAGGTCGTGGAGGGCGTGGGCGTCACCGTCTGA
- a CDS encoding NUDIX hydrolase — MTERPVIKRTARAILLDGDDLVLIKRTKPGMDPYWLTPGGGVEPSDTTVVEALHREVLEELGAKITDVVPCFVDTIEHIVDGGVSGVKVQHFFVCRLGSMDPSLRHGPEIDEPVGEYEIVRVPFSRVGIAAVHLVPLSLRHYLDGNIEGVRAMHAPDLG, encoded by the coding sequence ATGACCGAACGGCCCGTGATCAAGCGCACCGCACGCGCCATCCTGCTCGACGGGGACGACCTCGTCCTCATCAAACGCACCAAGCCGGGGATGGATCCCTACTGGCTCACGCCCGGTGGTGGCGTGGAGCCTTCCGACACCACCGTCGTCGAGGCCCTGCACCGCGAGGTGCTCGAAGAGCTCGGCGCCAAGATCACCGACGTGGTGCCCTGCTTCGTCGACACGATCGAACACATCGTCGACGGCGGGGTCTCCGGGGTGAAGGTCCAGCACTTCTTCGTGTGCCGGCTCGGCTCCATGGACCCCTCCCTGCGACACGGCCCCGAGATCGACGAACCGGTCGGCGAGTACGAGATCGTCCGGGTGCCGTTCAGCCGGGTCGGCATCGCCGCCGTCCATCTCGTCCCTCTCTCCCTGCGTCACTACCTCGACGGCAACATCGAAGGAGTTCGCGCCATGCACGCCCCCGACCTGGGCTGA
- a CDS encoding globin domain-containing protein, with translation MDAPTSTTDGTEARIPGEASHDAILVRRTLAEIAPVADQVTSYFYALLFVRNPELREMFPAAMDTQRDRLLKALLTAAEHLDDVPVLTAYLENLGKGHRKYGTQAAHYPAVGEALIGALVRYATASWGEETEAAWVRTYTTISQIMIDAAAENEERAPAWWQAEVVSHDLRTPDVAVVTLRPDQPYPFLAGQYTTLETPWWPRIWRHYSFASAPRPDGLLALHIKAVPAGWVSNALVHRARPGDTLRLGPPAGSMTVDHSTDSGLLCLGGGTGIAPIKALVEDVAEHGDRRPVDVFYGARSGHDLYDIDTMLRLQKTFPWLSVHPVTEEQGRLPDAVCRYGRWEERDAYLSGPLGMVRRGVDALRGAGVPSDRIRHDFLAELTTASGELTPANSDQPRSGACMARTPSMLPSR, from the coding sequence ATGGATGCTCCGACCAGCACGACGGACGGGACGGAGGCCCGAATACCCGGAGAGGCCTCCCACGACGCGATTCTGGTCCGCCGGACGCTGGCGGAAATCGCACCCGTCGCCGACCAGGTGACCTCGTACTTCTACGCCCTGCTCTTCGTCCGGAACCCCGAGCTGCGCGAGATGTTCCCCGCGGCCATGGACACCCAGCGGGACCGGCTCCTGAAGGCCCTCCTGACAGCGGCCGAGCACCTGGACGACGTACCCGTCCTCACCGCGTATCTGGAGAACCTCGGCAAGGGACATCGCAAGTACGGCACCCAGGCCGCCCACTACCCGGCCGTCGGCGAGGCCCTGATCGGAGCGCTCGTCCGGTACGCCACGGCGAGCTGGGGCGAGGAGACCGAGGCGGCCTGGGTCCGTACGTACACGACGATCTCCCAGATCATGATCGACGCGGCGGCGGAGAACGAGGAGCGCGCGCCCGCGTGGTGGCAGGCCGAGGTGGTCTCCCACGATCTCCGCACCCCCGACGTCGCCGTCGTCACCCTCCGGCCCGATCAGCCGTACCCCTTCCTGGCGGGGCAGTACACGACGCTGGAGACCCCCTGGTGGCCACGGATCTGGCGCCACTACTCCTTCGCCTCGGCGCCCCGGCCCGACGGGCTGCTCGCCCTCCACATCAAAGCGGTCCCGGCAGGCTGGGTGTCCAACGCACTGGTCCACAGAGCGCGCCCCGGAGACACCCTGCGCCTCGGCCCGCCGGCCGGCTCCATGACGGTCGACCACTCCACCGACAGCGGACTGCTCTGCCTGGGCGGTGGCACCGGGATAGCGCCGATCAAGGCCCTGGTCGAGGACGTCGCCGAGCACGGGGACCGGCGGCCGGTCGACGTCTTCTACGGGGCGCGCAGCGGTCACGACCTCTACGACATCGACACGATGCTGCGGCTCCAGAAGACCTTCCCCTGGCTCTCCGTCCACCCGGTCACCGAGGAGCAGGGGCGGCTCCCGGACGCCGTCTGCCGCTACGGGCGCTGGGAGGAGCGCGACGCCTACCTCTCGGGCCCGCTCGGCATGGTCCGCCGCGGGGTCGACGCCCTGCGCGGAGCAGGGGTGCCGTCGGACCGCATCCGGCACGACTTCCTGGCCGAGCTCACCACCGCGAGTGGCGAGCTCACCCCGGCGAACAGTGATCAGCCCAGGTCGGGGGCGTGCATGGCGCGAACTCCTTCGATGTTGCCGTCGAGGTAG
- a CDS encoding GNAT family N-acetyltransferase, translating into MPTSPSALAQLPIRRLTADDLLACADLSENRGWLREEHKWGHLLTAGTGYGIDDPSGTGLVTCCVVTSYGQELAAIGMVLVAEAYARQGVGRRLMQHVLAEAGDTPLTLYATANGQPLYEQLGFIETSRSEMVRGQFSFTTPAPDVPVRPATAEDLQAIVRLDREIFGLDRTHILTRLPAFADHLRVAEEDGEIIGFAAAWPNMDTHVVGPLIAKDPATAQALIASLAAATDRPLRTDIDVRHTKLLSWAKENGIDSITTTAVMVRSLPDLPGDWRRRFAPLTVAAG; encoded by the coding sequence ATGCCGACTTCCCCCTCAGCTCTCGCTCAGCTCCCCATCCGGCGCCTCACCGCGGACGACCTCCTCGCCTGCGCCGACCTCTCCGAGAACCGGGGGTGGCTGCGCGAAGAGCACAAGTGGGGCCATCTACTGACGGCGGGCACCGGCTACGGCATCGACGACCCGTCCGGCACGGGGCTGGTCACCTGCTGCGTGGTCACCTCGTACGGCCAGGAGCTCGCCGCGATCGGCATGGTGCTCGTCGCCGAGGCGTACGCACGCCAAGGGGTGGGACGCCGGCTCATGCAGCACGTCCTGGCGGAGGCGGGTGACACCCCGCTGACCCTGTATGCCACCGCCAACGGCCAGCCCCTCTACGAGCAGCTGGGCTTCATCGAGACGAGCCGGTCCGAGATGGTGCGCGGACAGTTCAGCTTCACCACGCCCGCACCGGACGTCCCCGTCCGCCCGGCGACCGCCGAGGACCTCCAAGCGATCGTGCGCCTGGACCGCGAGATCTTCGGCCTCGACCGCACGCACATCCTCACGCGGCTGCCCGCGTTCGCGGACCACCTGCGGGTCGCGGAGGAGGACGGCGAGATCATCGGCTTCGCGGCGGCCTGGCCCAACATGGACACGCATGTCGTCGGGCCGCTGATCGCCAAGGACCCGGCCACGGCCCAGGCGCTGATCGCCTCCCTTGCCGCCGCCACCGACCGGCCTCTGCGCACGGACATCGACGTACGCCACACGAAGCTGCTGAGCTGGGCGAAGGAAAACGGCATCGACTCGATCACCACCACCGCCGTGATGGTTCGCTCCCTCCCGGACCTCCCCGGCGACTGGCGCCGGCGCTTCGCCCCCCTGACCGTCGCGGCGGGCTGA